One window of Fusobacterium polymorphum genomic DNA carries:
- a CDS encoding helicase HerA domain-containing protein, with amino-acid sequence MEYQVIEKEERLQFLEEMFESTELKVTESYSYPTIMEDLSNVVLFHIKEVTFEGEEKSPRREAFENVIGMIQNEGVNFIYLILGDKKGVSFYFGLVRESKYDGELPMPIDEMGNNLLKSAIRGNFRGSKIEEVSPEEMVEIFDRMQTNSNNRNRKYASVIGTPGINESEDKKSFQGVDRLVDVMQGDDFGLCILAKPLSKRAIKKIEDDLYQIYNSLSTFSKISLQEGENQSKGTSISKGTSDSVSYGENITKGTNYSKTSGTNENTGTSESKTAGSTKGTNYSESQTEGKNWGESEGTNEGKSTQKGTSTTEEKNSRGKSEGTSYSGTESSGTTYSKNTGTSSSKGTNTGYSNSENMSKTKGTNTSTGTSQSKTAGTSETTGTNSSKTTGTNNSVSESSTTGSSQNVSKDIINKKAADYVKYIDEMLLPIIDYGKSKGLYLTTTFIFADNNSQLEKLGNTIKSLYSGKKGNKNPLEFEILENNDKKIEYFKNFQIPNCISYDNENALTLKSHFVENDEVSLGNWYSPNELGLIAGLPEKEVVGLALNEEVEFGLNAKTPNKGEELISLGNLVQSGNEIDTKVYLEKSALNKHIFITGVTGTGKTTTCQKLLLESKLPFLVIEPAKTEYRILMNNPKTEDILIFTLGNDKVAPFRLNPFEFFEGESITSRVDMLKAAMEASFDMEAAIPQIIESAMYSCYEDYGWNIDTDENEKFENPYDEGVYSFPTLEDLLNKVETEVTKHNFDDRLKKDYIGSITARLQGLLVGSKGQMLNSRRSIDFRELIEKKVVLEIEGIKNGTEKSLVMGFILTNLCEALRAKYNKDKHFKHITLIEEAHRLLSKYTPGDSLNKKNSVETFTDMLAEVRKYGESLIIADQIPNKMTPEVLKNTNTKIVHKIFAEDDKEAIGNTISLSKEQKDFLSSLPTGRAIVFSQSWIKAIQVQIEKMTNTTSDENIDEDRLKNRVEDFYIENYKKGIFIGTKYEKITKEQFRKCREFSTNKEFVKIFKAVFEENVNSFNDFEKVINLLNDKEFFDDIRKVLTNDDENIENLENKFKEYYDIFSDDLHKTIYAKYYGGLKIQGSTEDNLKKIKRDLKESIITIFNNGDLNLGIDRSYLKKYIQK; translated from the coding sequence ATGGAGTATCAAGTGATTGAAAAGGAAGAAAGACTGCAATTTTTAGAAGAAATGTTTGAAAGTACAGAATTAAAAGTTACAGAAAGTTATAGCTATCCTACTATAATGGAAGACTTAAGTAATGTTGTTCTATTTCATATTAAGGAGGTAACATTTGAAGGAGAAGAAAAAAGTCCTAGAAGAGAAGCCTTTGAAAATGTTATAGGAATGATACAAAATGAAGGAGTTAATTTTATATACTTAATTTTAGGCGATAAAAAGGGAGTTTCATTCTATTTTGGTTTGGTCAGAGAAAGTAAATATGATGGCGAATTACCTATGCCTATTGATGAAATGGGAAATAATCTTTTAAAATCTGCTATTAGAGGAAATTTTAGAGGAAGTAAGATAGAAGAAGTTAGTCCTGAAGAAATGGTTGAAATTTTTGATAGAATGCAAACTAATAGTAATAATAGAAATAGAAAATATGCTAGTGTAATAGGGACTCCTGGAATAAATGAAAGTGAAGATAAAAAAAGTTTTCAAGGTGTAGATAGGCTTGTTGATGTTATGCAAGGAGATGATTTTGGACTTTGTATTTTAGCTAAACCTCTTTCTAAAAGAGCTATAAAGAAAATAGAAGATGACCTATACCAAATATATAATAGTTTAAGTACCTTTTCAAAAATTAGTTTACAAGAAGGGGAAAATCAAAGTAAAGGAACTAGTATTTCAAAAGGAACTAGTGACTCTGTAAGCTATGGTGAAAATATAACAAAGGGAACTAATTACTCAAAAACTAGTGGGACAAATGAAAATACTGGAACTAGTGAAAGTAAAACTGCTGGTTCAACAAAGGGAACTAACTATAGCGAATCTCAAACAGAAGGAAAAAATTGGGGAGAATCAGAAGGAACTAATGAGGGAAAATCTACACAAAAAGGAACTAGTACAACAGAAGAAAAGAATTCAAGAGGAAAATCAGAAGGAACTAGCTATAGTGGAACTGAAAGCTCAGGAACAACTTATTCTAAAAATACAGGAACTTCATCAAGTAAAGGAACTAATACAGGATATAGTAATTCTGAAAATATGAGTAAAACAAAGGGAACTAATACTTCAACAGGAACTAGCCAATCAAAAACTGCTGGGACAAGTGAGACAACAGGGACTAATAGCTCAAAAACAACAGGAACTAATAACTCTGTTAGCGAAAGTTCAACTACTGGAAGTTCTCAAAATGTTAGTAAGGATATAATTAATAAAAAAGCAGCAGACTATGTGAAGTACATTGATGAAATGTTATTACCTATAATTGATTATGGAAAGAGTAAGGGACTATATTTAACTACAACTTTTATTTTTGCTGATAATAATAGCCAATTAGAAAAATTAGGTAATACTATAAAATCTCTATATTCAGGAAAAAAAGGGAATAAAAATCCACTTGAATTTGAAATATTAGAAAATAATGATAAAAAAATAGAATATTTTAAGAATTTTCAAATCCCTAACTGTATTTCTTATGATAATGAAAATGCTCTAACATTAAAATCACATTTTGTTGAAAATGATGAAGTAAGTTTAGGAAATTGGTATTCTCCTAATGAATTAGGACTTATAGCAGGACTACCTGAAAAAGAAGTTGTAGGACTTGCACTTAATGAAGAAGTTGAATTTGGACTTAATGCTAAAACTCCTAACAAAGGAGAAGAATTAATTTCTTTGGGAAATTTAGTTCAAAGTGGAAATGAAATTGACACAAAGGTATATCTTGAAAAATCTGCTTTAAATAAACATATATTTATTACAGGAGTAACAGGAACTGGTAAGACAACAACTTGTCAAAAACTTTTACTTGAGAGTAAATTACCATTTTTAGTTATAGAACCTGCTAAGACAGAATATAGAATATTAATGAATAATCCAAAAACAGAAGATATTTTAATATTTACCCTAGGAAATGATAAAGTAGCACCATTTAGGCTAAATCCTTTTGAATTTTTTGAAGGAGAAAGCATAACTTCAAGAGTAGATATGTTAAAGGCAGCAATGGAAGCTTCTTTTGATATGGAAGCAGCTATACCTCAAATTATAGAATCTGCAATGTATTCTTGTTATGAAGACTATGGTTGGAATATAGATACAGATGAAAATGAAAAATTTGAGAATCCTTATGATGAAGGGGTTTATTCATTCCCTACTTTAGAAGATTTGTTAAATAAAGTAGAAACAGAAGTAACAAAACATAATTTTGATGATAGATTGAAAAAAGATTATATAGGTTCAATCACAGCAAGATTACAAGGACTTTTAGTTGGTTCAAAAGGACAAATGCTAAATTCAAGAAGAAGTATAGATTTTAGAGAATTGATAGAAAAGAAAGTTGTTCTTGAAATAGAAGGTATAAAAAATGGAACTGAAAAATCTTTAGTTATGGGATTTATCTTAACTAATCTTTGTGAAGCATTGAGAGCAAAATATAATAAAGATAAGCATTTTAAACATATTACATTGATTGAAGAAGCACATAGATTATTATCTAAATATACTCCTGGAGATAGTTTAAATAAGAAAAATAGTGTTGAAACATTTACAGATATGTTAGCAGAAGTTAGAAAATATGGAGAATCTTTAATTATAGCAGATCAAATACCAAATAAGATGACTCCAGAAGTTTTAAAGAATACTAATACTAAGATAGTTCATAAAATATTTGCAGAAGATGACAAAGAAGCTATTGGAAATACTATATCTTTATCTAAGGAACAAAAGGATTTCTTATCTAGTTTACCAACTGGAAGAGCAATAGTATTCAGTCAAAGTTGGATTAAGGCAATACAAGTACAAATAGAAAAAATGACTAATACAACTTCTGATGAAAATATTGATGAAGATAGATTGAAAAATAGAGTGGAAGATTTCTATATAGAAAACTATAAAAAGGGAATCTTTATAGGGACAAAATATGAAAAGATTACTAAAGAACAATTTAGAAAATGTAGAGAATTTTCTACTAATAAAGAGTTTGTAAAAATATTTAAAGCAGTCTTTGAAGAAAATGTAAATTCATTTAATGATTTTGAAAAAGTAATCAATTTATTAAATGATAAAGAATTCTTTGATGATATAAGAAAAGTACTAACTAATGATGATGAAAATATTGAAAATTTAGAAAATAAATTTAAAGAATACTATGATATTTTCTCAGATGATTTACATAAAACAATATATGCTAAATATTATGGTGGTTTAAAAATACAAGGAAGTACAGAGGATAATTTAAAGAAAATAAAAAGAGATTTAAAAGAAAGTATTATAACAATCTTTAATAATGGAGATTTAAATCTTGGAATAGATAGATCATATTTAAAAAAATATATTCAAAAATAA
- a CDS encoding WYL domain-containing protein: MKKVRVTVSDFMFEILKGDAEYFKIPLGKIGNTLFKYFIDKNLNKIELEESSGKKVQFNLSKENEDIFFDVLREKKASTEAELMRDIFFTYINNLRFKREEIIFYNTFKQIREAIKNNKKIGIKYHSTARIINPYFIEVSSKENRAYLFCYCEKNEDFRNYRISDIENIWSLQKEIHIKDKEYIEAIKKNFDPFLSYGNFIKVRMTEEGKALYERVNQNRPKLVKEEGDIYTFECSDKLAKVYFAQFYDDIEIIEPESLRESFKGNFKRTYEIYK; this comes from the coding sequence ATGAAAAAAGTTAGGGTTACGGTTTCAGACTTTATGTTTGAAATCTTAAAAGGGGATGCTGAGTATTTTAAAATACCGTTAGGTAAAATAGGAAATACTCTATTTAAGTACTTTATAGATAAAAATTTAAATAAAATTGAATTAGAAGAATCAAGTGGAAAAAAAGTCCAATTTAATCTTTCAAAAGAAAATGAGGACATATTTTTTGATGTCTTAAGAGAAAAGAAGGCTAGTACAGAAGCTGAACTCATGAGAGATATCTTTTTCACTTATATCAATAACTTAAGATTTAAAAGAGAAGAAATCATATTTTACAATACATTTAAGCAAATTCGTGAAGCAATCAAAAATAACAAAAAAATAGGAATAAAATACCACTCAACAGCAAGAATAATAAATCCATACTTCATAGAGGTTTCATCAAAAGAGAATAGAGCCTATCTATTTTGTTATTGCGAAAAAAATGAAGATTTTAGAAATTATAGAATTTCTGATATCGAAAATATATGGAGCCTACAAAAAGAAATTCACATTAAAGATAAAGAATATATAGAAGCGATCAAGAAAAATTTTGATCCATTTTTGTCATATGGAAATTTTATTAAAGTAAGAATGACAGAAGAAGGAAAAGCTTTATATGAGAGAGTAAATCAGAATAGACCAAAACTAGTAAAAGAGGAGGGAGATATATATACATTTGAATGTAGTGATAAGCTAGCAAAGGTATATTTTGCACAGTTTTATGATGATATTGAGATAATTGAGCCAGAGAGCTTGAGGGAGAGTTTTAAGGGAAATTTTAAAAGAACTTATGAGATATATAAATAG
- a CDS encoding AAA family ATPase, with protein sequence MKRLAIGVDDFKEIIKEDFYYIDKTKFIEDILEDGSKVKLLNRPRRFGKTLNMTTLKYFFDIENAEENRKLFNNLYIEKSKYIEEQGKHPVIFLSLKEIKGKTWEEMLEEIKNYIKGLYNDFEYIREILNESELKTFDAIWLKKEGADYSNSIKDLTKFLYKYYKKEVILLIDEYDTPLVDAYLEKYYSEVITFFKIFLGGALKTNPYLKMGVLTGIIRVIKAGIFSDLNNLSVYSILDEKYDEDFGLTEKEVEQALKDYNIFEELNDVKFWYDGYKIGNKEVYNPWSIINFLDVKKLVAFWVKTSGNKLIKEILKTSTTDVNESLIKLFNGEDVEETITGNSDLSSLLNYEDVWELLVFSGYLTIKEKIDRRNYILKIPNQEIREFFKDEFIDLYFKESKLKKILNALKENNIEEFERIFQNMLLSSISTWDTSKEAFYHGLSFGMLSYLDGEYYVTSNFESGYGRYNIIAEPRNKNKRGFIIECKIVKDEKDLEKMSKEAIEQIKNKKYDTQLKERGIKEITLLGLAFCGKRMKVSSE encoded by the coding sequence ATGAAAAGACTAGCTATTGGTGTTGATGATTTTAAAGAAATAATAAAAGAAGATTTTTACTATATTGATAAAACAAAATTTATAGAAGATATTTTAGAAGATGGTTCAAAAGTTAAATTATTAAACCGTCCTAGAAGATTTGGGAAAACTCTTAATATGACAACTTTAAAATATTTTTTTGATATAGAAAATGCAGAAGAAAATAGAAAGTTATTTAATAATTTATATATAGAAAAATCAAAATATATAGAAGAACAAGGAAAGCATCCTGTTATTTTTCTTTCACTGAAAGAAATTAAAGGTAAAACTTGGGAGGAAATGTTAGAAGAAATCAAAAATTATATAAAAGGTTTATATAATGATTTTGAATATATTAGAGAAATTTTAAATGAAAGTGAATTAAAAACTTTTGATGCTATTTGGTTAAAAAAGGAAGGAGCAGATTATTCAAATTCAATTAAAGATTTAACAAAATTTTTATATAAATATTACAAAAAAGAGGTCATCTTACTTATTGATGAATATGATACACCATTAGTAGATGCTTACTTAGAAAAATATTATTCAGAAGTTATAACATTTTTTAAAATTTTCTTGGGAGGAGCATTAAAGACTAATCCATATTTAAAAATGGGAGTATTAACTGGAATAATTAGAGTTATTAAAGCAGGAATATTCTCTGATTTAAATAATTTATCTGTTTATAGCATTTTAGATGAAAAATATGATGAAGACTTTGGATTAACAGAAAAAGAAGTTGAACAAGCACTAAAAGACTACAATATTTTTGAAGAGTTAAATGATGTTAAATTCTGGTATGATGGCTATAAAATAGGAAATAAAGAAGTATATAACCCTTGGAGTATAATTAATTTTTTAGATGTTAAAAAATTAGTAGCTTTTTGGGTTAAAACTTCTGGAAATAAACTTATAAAAGAAATTTTAAAAACTTCAACAACTGATGTCAATGAGTCATTAATAAAACTATTTAATGGGGAAGATGTTGAAGAAACTATAACAGGAAATTCAGATCTATCAAGTTTACTTAATTATGAAGATGTATGGGAATTACTTGTATTTAGTGGTTATTTAACTATCAAAGAAAAAATAGATAGAAGAAACTATATATTAAAAATACCTAATCAAGAAATAAGAGAATTTTTTAAAGATGAATTTATTGACTTGTATTTTAAAGAAAGTAAATTAAAAAAAATTTTAAATGCTTTAAAGGAAAATAATATAGAAGAATTTGAAAGAATTTTTCAGAATATGCTTTTAAGCTCCATCAGTACTTGGGATACAAGTAAAGAAGCCTTTTATCATGGATTATCTTTTGGAATGTTAAGTTATTTAGATGGAGAATACTATGTAACTTCTAACTTTGAAAGTGGTTATGGAAGATATAATATTATAGCAGAACCAAGAAATAAAAATAAAAGAGGTTTTATTATTGAATGTAAAATAGTAAAAGATGAAAAAGATTTAGAAAAGATGTCTAAGGAAGCTATTGAACAGATAAAAAATAAGAAATATGATACTCAATTAAAAGAAAGAGGAATTAAAGAAATAACTTTATTAGGTTTAGCTTTCTGTGGAAAAAGAATGAAAGTAAGTTCTGAATGA
- a CDS encoding class I SAM-dependent methyltransferase, protein MSYQDINAATIDRWIKEEDWEWGKAISHEEYIKALNGEWDVKLTPVKFVPHEWFGDFKGKKLLGLASGGGQQIPVFTALGAECTVLDYSDMQLENERMVAERENYKVNIVKADMTKPLPFEDESFDIIFHPVSNCYIENVEPVFKECYRILKKGGILLCGLGTEINYLVDENEEKIVFSMPFNPLKSEKYKEFLKKLDSGYQFSHTLSEQIGGQLKAGFILTNIEDDTNGAGRLHEMNISTYIMTRAIK, encoded by the coding sequence ATGAGTTACCAAGATATTAATGCAGCAACAATAGATAGATGGATAAAAGAAGAAGATTGGGAGTGGGGAAAAGCTATAAGTCATGAAGAATATATTAAGGCTTTAAATGGAGAATGGGATGTAAAACTTACACCAGTAAAATTTGTACCTCATGAATGGTTTGGAGATTTTAAGGGTAAAAAATTGTTAGGACTTGCCTCTGGTGGAGGACAACAAATTCCTGTATTCACTGCCTTAGGTGCAGAATGTACTGTGCTTGATTACTCAGATATGCAATTAGAAAATGAAAGAATGGTTGCAGAAAGAGAAAATTATAAAGTAAATATTGTAAAGGCAGATATGACAAAACCTTTACCTTTTGAAGATGAAAGTTTTGATATAATTTTTCATCCAGTGAGTAATTGCTATATTGAAAATGTTGAGCCTGTTTTTAAAGAATGTTATAGAATTTTGAAAAAGGGTGGAATTTTACTTTGTGGTTTAGGAACAGAAATAAATTATTTAGTAGATGAAAATGAAGAAAAGATAGTTTTTTCTATGCCTTTTAATCCTTTAAAAAGTGAAAAATATAAAGAGTTTTTAAAAAAATTAGACTCTGGTTACCAATTTTCACATACTTTAAGTGAACAAATAGGTGGACAACTAAAGGCAGGATTTATCTTGACAAATATTGAAGATGATACCAATGGAGCTGGAAGACTTCATGAGATGAATATTTCTACATATATTATGACTAGGGCAATTAAATAA
- the mnmA gene encoding tRNA 2-thiouridine(34) synthase MnmA, which translates to MKKVVIGISGGVDSSVSAYLLKEQGYEVIGVTLNQHLEENSKDIEDAKKVCNKLGISHEVINIRKDFENTVIKYFLDGYSTGITPSPCVICDDEIKFKILFDIADKYKAEYVATGHYTSVEYSEFFSKYLLKSVHSIIKDQSYMLYRLSPTKLERLIFPLKPYSKQKIREIALKIGLEVYNKKDSQGVCFAKEGYKEFLKENLKDEIVRGNYVDKDGNILGQHEGYQLYTIGQRRGLGINLSKPVFITEIIPQTNEIVLGEFLELFTDKVELINFKFSVEYEKLENLELLARPRFSSTGFYGKLIKDRDKIYFKYNEENAHNAKGQHIVFFYDNFVVGGGEIK; encoded by the coding sequence GGTATAAGTGGTGGGGTTGATTCATCTGTTTCAGCATATCTTTTAAAAGAGCAAGGTTATGAGGTAATTGGAGTAACATTAAATCAACATTTAGAAGAAAATTCAAAAGATATTGAAGATGCTAAAAAAGTTTGTAATAAGTTAGGAATAAGCCACGAAGTTATAAATATTAGAAAAGACTTTGAAAATACAGTTATAAAATATTTTTTAGATGGATATAGCACAGGGATTACTCCCTCTCCCTGTGTTATATGTGATGATGAGATAAAATTTAAAATTCTATTTGATATAGCAGATAAATATAAGGCAGAGTATGTAGCAACAGGGCATTATACCTCTGTTGAGTATTCAGAGTTTTTTTCTAAATATTTGTTAAAATCAGTTCATTCCATAATAAAAGACCAATCCTATATGCTATATAGACTTTCTCCTACCAAACTGGAAAGATTAATTTTTCCTTTAAAACCTTATTCAAAACAAAAAATTAGAGAGATAGCCTTAAAAATTGGCTTAGAAGTTTATAATAAAAAAGATAGTCAAGGTGTATGTTTTGCAAAAGAAGGTTATAAAGAATTTTTAAAAGAAAATTTAAAAGATGAAATAGTAAGAGGAAACTATGTTGATAAAGATGGAAATATTTTAGGACAACATGAGGGCTATCAACTATATACAATAGGACAAAGAAGAGGTTTGGGAATAAATTTGTCTAAACCAGTCTTTATAACGGAAATAATTCCTCAAACTAATGAAATAGTTTTAGGAGAATTTTTAGAGCTCTTTACTGATAAAGTGGAATTAATAAACTTTAAATTTTCTGTTGAGTATGAAAAATTAGAAAATTTAGAACTATTGGCAAGACCTAGATTTTCAAGTACAGGTTTCTATGGAAAATTAATTAAAGATAGAGATAAAATTTATTTTAAATATAATGAAGAGAATGCACATAATGCCAAAGGACAACACATAGTATTTTTCTATGATAATTTTGTTGTAGGAGGAGGAGAAATAAAATGA